A single genomic interval of Hafnia alvei harbors:
- a CDS encoding type III secretion system protein SsaM (Salmonella pathogenicity island 2 protein; member of a type III secretion system involved in the survival and replication of Salmonella in a host cell; is involved in the secretion of translocator and effector proteins), giving the protein MTLDLVTERNIQLFIQLADMPTCRVTTDMCWSREKYETYLNFRDGRIHLSQCLLQGSFDNGLLLLALYRWQPCGFVGIPQRFFQLRRGLVISCAPAADSTAELWLRLHRRQQAFLESLCNPL; this is encoded by the coding sequence ATGACGTTAGATCTAGTCACAGAGCGCAATATCCAGCTATTCATTCAGCTAGCGGATATGCCCACCTGCCGAGTAACAACCGATATGTGTTGGTCTCGTGAGAAGTATGAAACCTATCTCAACTTCCGCGATGGGCGAATACACCTCAGCCAATGCCTACTTCAGGGATCGTTTGATAACGGTTTGCTGCTGCTGGCGCTATATCGCTGGCAGCCATGCGGTTTTGTTGGCATCCCTCAGCGATTTTTCCAGCTGCGTCGAGGCTTGGTGATTAGCTGTGCTCCTGCCGCCGACAGTACCGCCGAGCTATGGCTTCGTTTGCATCGCCGCCAACAGGCGTTTCTGGAGTCGCTATGCAACCCCCTGTAG